In uncultured Fusobacterium sp., the genomic stretch AATACCTCTTCACAAGCAATAACAGCAGCTTTTGCATTAATTCCATCAAATATAGTTTCAATTAAAATAATATCTACTCCACCATCTATTAAACCTATTATTTGCTCAAAATAAGCCTCTTTAAGTTTGTCAAAAGATACTTGCCTTTCATAAGGGATATCTCCTGTTGGAATAGATGCACTTTTACTTGTAGGACCTACTGAACCTGCCACCCAAACTTTTTTACCTGTTTTTTTAAAATATTCATCTCTTGCCTCTAAAGCTAACTCTCCACTTTTTTTAGCAAACTCATATGATCTCTCTTCTAAATTATATTCACTTAGTGAGATTCTATTGGAATTAAATGAGTTTGTTTCAATAATATCTGCTCCAGCTTCAATATATTTCAGATGAATTTCTTTAATAACTTCAGGTTTTGTTATATTTAATATCTCATTACAACCTTTATTGCCTAAAAAGCAACTATCTTCAAAATTATATTTTTGTATAGCTGTTCCAGTCGCTCCATCTAAAACAAGAATTTTATTATTTAATTGCTCTATTAATTTCATTATGTTCCCCCTCAAAATCTGCTCTTATATTTGTTATACTATCTATGATTTTTTTAGCCATTTCTACTTTATTCATTGTATAAATATGTATTCCATCAATATCAGATGTCATAAGATCTATAATCTGTTCTGTTGCATAGGCGATTCCTGCTTCTTTAAGAGCTTTTGGATTGTTCTCATATCTATCTAAGATTTTTCTTAATTTCTCAGGTATTGTACAACCACAAAGAGAGGTTATTTTTCTTATCTGTTTAGCATTTGTTACAGGCATAATTCCTGCAATTAAAGGAGTATTTATATTAAGCTTTTTTAATTTTTTTCTAAACTCATAAAATTGTTCATTATCAAAAAAGATTTGGGATATTAAAAAATCTACTCCACTATCAACTTTTATCTTTAAATTAAAAAGATCCAAAAGATCATTAGTATCTTGATGCCCCTCTGGATAAAATGCTCCACCTAAAGAGAAATCTCTGCTTTTTAGATATTTAACAAGATCACAAGAATGAGAAAAATTACCTGCTTTAATAGGCGATCCATCTTTTGGATAATCT encodes the following:
- the metF gene encoding methylenetetrahydrofolate reductase [NAD(P)H]; this encodes MKITELFIKKKPTISFEVFPPNELYSLDEVFSVIDELAKLKPDFISVTYGAGGSTRSRTVEIASKIKNQNHIEALAHLTCLGATEKEIDSIVEDLERNNIENILALRGDYPKDGSPIKAGNFSHSCDLVKYLKSRDFSLGGAFYPEGHQDTNDLLDLFNLKIKVDSGVDFLISQIFFDNEQFYEFRKKLKKLNINTPLIAGIMPVTNAKQIRKITSLCGCTIPEKLRKILDRYENNPKALKEAGIAYATEQIIDLMTSDIDGIHIYTMNKVEMAKKIIDSITNIRADFEGEHNEINRAIK